In the Rubrivivax gelatinosus IL144 genome, GGGCAGGTCGTAGAGGCCGCTGCCGCCGATGATGGCGAGTCGTTTCGTCATAAGTCGTCGAAGCGCCGCGGCACGCGGCGGAGTCGGGAACGAGGAAGGCCGGCGCCTGCAGGGCGGCCGGCCTCGTGCCGCCGGCGTTGGCCCGCCGGCGATGCTGCGCATCCTACGTCGCGGCGCCGCGTTTGCGGCTGCCGAATGTCAAGCCGCCGGGACGCCCTGCTCCGCCGCGACACGTGCCGGGCGCTGCGCCAGCGCGTGCACGACGGCCGCCGGCTCGCCCTTCAGGCGATGGTCCGACCAGACCTGGCGCCAGCGCCGCGCGCCGGCTTCGCCGTTCCACAGCCCCAGCATGTGGCGCGCGACGTGCGCCCAGGGCACGCCGGCGGCGGCCTGGCGCTCCATGTAGCGCACCATCGCCAGCTCCACGGCCGCACGGTCCTGCGCCGGCGCGGGCTCGCCGAAGAAACGTTCGTCCCAGGTCGCGAGCGTCCAGGGCTCGTGATACGCGGCGCGGCCGACCATCACGCCGTCGACGTGGGCGAGTTGCGCGGCGATCGCCTCGTCGCCGGCGATGCCGCCGTTGACGACGATCGTGAGCGCCGGGAACTCGGCCTTCAACCGGTGTGCGACCTCGTAGCGCAGCGGCGGGATGTCGCGGTTCTCCTTCGGGCTCAGGCCTTCGAGCCAGGCGTTGCGCGCGTGCACGATGAAGACCTCGCAGCCGGCGGCGGCCACGGTGCCGACGAAGTCGCGCACGAAGGCGTAGCTCTCGTCCTTGCCCAGGCCGATGCGGTGCTTGACCGTGACCGGCAGCGAGACCGCGTCGCGCATCGCCTTCACCGCGTCGGCGACCAGCGCCGGCTCGTTCATCAGGCAGGCGCCGAACGCACCGCGCTGCACGCGCGGGCTGGGGCAGCCGCAGTTCAGGTTGACCTCGTCATAGCCCCAGCGCTCGGCGAGCTTGGCGCAGGCGGCCAGGTCGGAAGGTTCGCTGCCGCCCAGCTGCAGCGCCACCGGATGCTCCTCGTCGCCGAAGTCCAGGTGCCGCGGCTGGTCGCCGTGCAGCAGCGCACCGGTGGTCACCATCTCGGTGTACAGGCGCGCGTGCTTGCTCAGCAGGCGGTGGAAGTGGCGGCAGTGGCGGTCGGTCCAGTCCAACATAGGCGCCACGCAAAGGCGCCAGGGGCTGGGTTCGACGGCGGGGACGGAAGCAGGAACGGCAGGCATCGCAGGGCTCGCGCGCCGGGCGGCGCAGCCCTCGATTGTCTCAGCCCGGCGCGCGCACGAAGTCCTGCAGGGCCTCCAGCACGCGCTCAGGAGCGCTGATGTGCGGCAGATGACCTTCGGCGTCGATGACACGCAGCGTGCTGCCGTCGATGGCCTGGTGCAGGAACTCGGCCGCCTCCAGCGGCACGGCGGCGTCGTTGCGGGTCTGCAGCAGCAGCAGCGGGCGCTGCAGGCGCTGCACGGCCTGCCGGTAGTCGCACTGGAAGATCGAGCACAGCACCGTCAGGATCGCGTCGGTCGGCACCCTCTTGATCGTGTTCGCGAAGTGCTCGGCGAGTTCCGGTCGGTCGCGGTTGCCCATCGCCACCGGCGCGAACTGCTCGGCCCAGGCGTCATGGCCGGTCGTCACCGCGCGGTACAGCGCGTTGAGGTCGGCCTCGCTGAAGCCACCGCGGTAGCCCGGCCCGTCGAGGTAGCGCGCCGAGGCCCCGATGCCCACCAGGCGAGAGAACTGCTCGGGCCTCGCGATCGCCGCCAGGATGCCGGTCATCGCGCCCATCGAGTGGCCGACGAAGACGACCTCTTGCAGGCGCAGTTCGTCGAGCAGCGCATTGAGGTCGCGCGCGTAGCCGTCCATCGTCAGGTAGCGGTGCTGCTCGAAAGCCGCCGGGTCGGCCTGGCCGGCACCGGCGTGGTCGTAGAGCACGATGCGGAACTCGTCGGCGAAAGCCGGCCAGATCTGCGCCCAGGCGCGCTGGTCGGTGCCGAAGCCGTGAGCGAAGACGAGGCTGCGGGCGGCGTCGTCGCGACCGGCGAAGGTGACGTGATGGCGGCGTCGCAGGTCCAAACGCGTCTCCGGGATACGGGGCCGACCGATTATGGTGGGCCCCCTTGTGGCCGCGCGGCCCCGCCGTCCCCTGCCCTGATCAGGTGCGGCGGGAGTTCGTCGCGATGGACTCGACGAAGCGCGGCAGCAGCGGCGCCGGCAGGTCGTGGCCCATGCCGTCGAGGATCTCGACCTGCGCGCCGCGGATCTTGACGCCCAGGTCGTGCGCCGCCGCCGGCGGCACCAGCGGGTCGGCGCGGCCGTGCAGCACCAGCGTCGGCGCGCGGATCGCACCCAGCATCGGCGTGCGGTCGCCGTCGGCGATCACGGCGGCGATCTGGCGCGCGGTGCCCGCCGGGCGCCAGGCGCGGTCCACCGCCTGCTCGAAGCGGCGGTGCATCACCGCCGGGTCGGGTGGATAAGCCGGGCTGCCGATGCGCTGCATCACGCGCTCCAGGTGGGCGACGATCGCGGCGCGCGAGTTGTCGGCCGGGCGGGCCAGCAGCGCCTGGCGCGCGCGCAGCGTCGGCTGCGGCAGGCCGCGGGCGCCCGAGGTCGTCATCATCAGCGTCAGGCTGCGCACGCGTTCCGGACGGCGCGCGGCGATGTGCTGGGCGATCATGCCGCCCATCGAGGCGCCGCACAGGTGCGCCGAGGCCAGGCCCAGCGCGTCCATCACGCCCAGCGTGTCGGCGGCCATGTCGGCCAGCCGGTACGGCGAGCGCGACGGCAGGCGCAGCGCGTAGCGGATGCCGGCGATCGCGAGGTTGGGCACGCCCAGCGCGTCGAAACCCTGGCTCAGCCCGGCGTCGCGGTTGTCGAAACGCACGACGCGAAAGCCGCGTTCGACGAGCTGCTGCACGAACTCCTCGGGCCAGGCCGTGAGCTGCATGCCCAGGCCCATCACCAGGACCAGCGGGATGCCGTCGGGCGGGCCGCGGTCGTCGACTTCGAGGGCGATGCCGTTGGCGGCGACCTGCATCAGCGGCCCTCCACCCCGGCGCTGGTCGTGCCGCAGGCGCGGCGCGGGGCGCGGTCAGTCATGAGCACGATGTTATCGGCAGCCGCGTGACCACGCGCCGGGGGCGCTCAGGCGGCCGCCGGTGCGCGTTCGCCGCCGAACTCCTCGTAGGCCTGCAGCGCCTTGGCGGCGTACATCAGCGACGGCCCGCCGCCCATGTAGACGCACAGGCCCAGCATCTCCTCGAACTCGGCGCGCGTGCAGCCGAGCTTGACCAGCGCGTCGGCGTGGAAGCCGACGCAGGGATCGCAGCGTGCGCCGACCGACAGCGCCATCGCGATCAGCTCCTTGGTCTTCTTGTCCAGCGTGCCGGGCTTGGTGGCCGCCATCGCCAGCGCGGAGAAGCCGCGGGTCGTCTCGGGAATGTCGGCGCGCAGCTGGGCCAGCGACGCGGAGATGGAGGCGGTGAGTTCGCGGTAGGACTCGATCATGATACGGGTAGGGGTATAAAAGCGCCGCCATTGTGCCTGGGTCGGCGCGCTCTTGCCAGCGGCAGCACCAGCGCCGGGCCCGGGCTTTGCCGAGCCGCCGCATGCCCAGAACCGCCGCCCCGGCCCGCGACCCGCTGCAGCACTACCGCGAACGCCGCGATTTCCGCGCCACGCCGGAACCGGGCGCCGACGCGGTGCAGCCCGGCGCCGACACCGGCCGCTTCGTCATCCAGAAACACGACGCGACGCGGCTGCACTACGACTTCCGGCTGGAACTCGACGGCGTGCTGCTGTCCTGGGCCGTGCCCAAGGGCCCCAGCCTGGACCCGGCCGACCGGCGCATGGCGGTGCGCACCGAGGACCACCCGCTGGCCTACGCCGACTTCGAAGGCAGGATCCCGGCCGGCCATTACGGCGCCGGCCAGGTCATCGTCTGGGACCGCGGCAGCTGGACGCCGCTGGCCGAACCGCGCGCCGCGCTGGCCGCCGGCAAGCTGCCGTTCGAGCTCGACGGCGAGAAGCTGCACGGCGCCTGGGAGCTGGTGCGCATGAAGCCCAAGCCCGGCGAGCGTGGCGAGAACTGGCTGCTGTTCAAGAAACGCGACGCCCAGGCGCGGCCACGCGCCGAGTTCGACGTCGTCGCCGAACAGCCCGACAGCGTCGCCGCGACGGCTGCCGACAAGCCCCGGCGCCGGCAAAGCCGCGCCGCGCTGGCGCTCGACAGCGTCGCGCCCAAGGCGCCGCAGCCCGAGACGCTGGCGCCGCAGCTCGCGACGCTGGCCTCGGCGGCACCGAGCAGCGGCAGCTGGCTCTACGAGACCAAGTTCGACGGCTACCGGCTGCTGGCGCGCATCCGCCGCGGCGTGCCGCGGCTGTTCACGCGCAACGGCCACGACTGGACGGACAAGCTGCCGGCGCTGGCCGCGGCGCTGAAGGGCCTGGGGCTGCAGTCGGCCTGGATCGACGGCGAGCTGGTCGCGCTCGGCAGCCGCGGCGCCGCCGATTTCAACGCGCTGCAGAACGCCTTCGACGGCCGCGACACGGCCCGACTGCTCTACTACGTCTTCGACCTGCCCTACGTGCAGGGCCGCGACCTGCGTGAACTGGCGCTGGACACACGCCGTGCGCTGCTGCAGTCGCTGCTCGACGAACATCCGCTGGACGGCGTGCGCTTCTCGGAGGAGCTGCCGGCCGGCGGCGCCGGCCCGCTGGCGACGGCCTGCGAACGCCAGCTCGAAGGCGTCATCGCCAAGCGCCGCGACGCGCCCTACCGCTCGCTGCGCAGCGAGGCCTGGCTCAAGCTCAAGTGCCGACGCCGCCAGGAGTTCGTCGTCGCCGGCTACACCGAGCGCACGAACGCCAGCGGCGAGATCGGCAGCCTGATCCTCGCCGTTCACGACGCCGACGGCCGCCTCGTGCACGCCGGCAAGGTCGGCACCGGCTGGGACACACGCGCCGCACGGGATCTGTTCACGCGGCTGCAGCCGCTGGCCCGCGAGGCCGTGCCGTTCGCCGCCGGGACGCCCTCGCCCGGGCGCTGGAGCCGCCGCGCCCCCGGACTGGAACGCTGGGTGCGGCCGGAGTTCGTCGTCGAGGTCGAGTTCGCCGAATGGACGCCCGGCGGCAGCGTGCGCCACGCGGTCTTCGTCGGCGTGCGCGAAGACAAGCCGGCCGCCCAGGTGCTGCGCGAACGCGCCGTCGTGCCCGACACGGCGCCGAGCGCCGCGCCCACCGCCTCGTCCAGCGGCCGCATCGCGCGCGTGCGCATCACGCACGGCGAGCGCATCGTCGACAAGGCCAGCGGCCTGAGCAAGCTGGACCTGCTGCGCTGGTACGACGGCGTCGCCGAACGGATGCTGCCGCACCTGAAAGCCCGGCCGGTGGCGCTGCTGCGCGCGCCGCAAGGCGTCGGACGGCCGGTGTTCTTCCAGAAGCACGCCGAACGCACCGAGATCCCCGGCCTGGTGCTGCTCGATCCGGCGCTGTGGCCCGGCCACGAGCCGCTGATGGAGATCCGTAGCGCCGAGGCGCTGCTGTCGGCGGCGCAGATGAACACGATCGAGTTCCACACCTGGAACGCCACGACGCGCACGATCGCCAAGCCCGACCGCCTCGTCTTCGACCTCGACCCCGGCGAGGGCGTCGACTTCGCCGCCGTGCGCGAAGGCGCGCTGCTGGTGCGCACCCTGCTCGACGAGCTGGGTCTGGCCTCGTGGCTGAAGACCAGCGGCGGCAAGGGCCTGCACGTCGTCGTGCCGGTCGCGCCGCGCGTGGCGGTCGACGTCGTCAAGCCGTTCTCGCGCGCCGTCGTCGCCCACCTCGCCGAACAGGTGCCCGAACGTTTCGTCGTGCGCAGCGGGCCGGCCAACCGCGTCGGCCGCATCTTCGTCGACTGGCTGCGCAACGGCGAAGGCGCGACGACGGTGGCCGCGTTCTCGGCCCGCGCCCGCCCGGGGCTGGGGGTCTCGATCCCGGTGTCCTGGGACGCGCTGCCGGAGCTGCGCGGCGGTGATCAATGGACGCTGGCCAACGCACGCGAGCACCTGTCCTTCGAACGCGAGGACCCGTGGGCCGCGTTCTGGACCACGCGCCAGGCGCTGGCGCCGGCGATGCGCCGCCTCGGCTTCGACCCGCGCGCCGGCGGGGATGGCCGCTGACGCCTGCGCGCCGGCACCGACAGCCGCTGCCGGCAGCTTCCTACAAGCGCAGCACCTGCGGGACGACTCCACGCGCCGCGCCGCTCGCGACACTGGCTGCAGCCTCAAGGAGCCCGCCATGACCGCCCTGCTCACCGCCACGACCGTCCGGCGTCCGACCTGGGTCCGCCCGCAGCCCGTCGTCGCTTTCCACGACTCGCGCGCCCCGCACGCCGACGGTTCGCCGCCCGGTCACGACCACCAGGCCAAGGCCCGTGTCGCCGCCGGCCTGGCCGCCCTGCTCGGCTGGGACTACGCCGGCGAGCTGCACCAGCTGCGCCGCAGCGACGCGCCGGTCTACCTGGTGCCGCGCGAGACGCTGACGCTGGCCGAGGCCCGCCGCCTGGGCGTGCACGGTCCGACGCAGGTCTTCGGCGGCGTCGTGCCGCAGGCCTTCGTCGCGACCAAGACCATCACCCACGGCGCCGCGCCGCAGTCGCCGGTGCCGCTGGGCTGGTCCGGCGCCTTCGGGCGGGCGGTGCAGCAGGCGGTGCTGCCTGGCTGCTCGTGTTTCTCCATCGCCGACGCGCGCCGCGCAGCGCTGCGCCTGCTGCGCCGCGGCGCCGTGCGCCTGAAGGACCCCGGCGGCGTCGGCGGCCTGGGCCAGTGGGTGCTGCACGACGGCGCCGAACTGGACCGCGTGCTGGCCTCGCTGGACGCCCAGGCCGTGGCCCGCCACGGCCTCGTCGCCGAGATCAACCTGCACGACGTGACGACGATGTCGGTCGGCCAGGTCTGCGTCGGCCCCTGGCAGGCCAGCTACTACGGCAGCCAGCGCCTGACGCGCAACCGCGAAGGCCAGGAGGTCTACGGCGGCTCGGACCTGGTCGTCGTGCGCGGCGGCTTCGACGCCTTGCTGCGGCGCGAGCTGCCGTCGGCGGTGCGCCTGGGCATCGAGCAGGCGCTGGCCTATCACCGCGCGGCGGAGAGCTGCTTCCCCGGTTTCTTCGCCTCGCGTGCCAACTACGACGTCGCCCAGGGCCTGGACGACGCCGGGCGCTGGCGCTCCGGCGTGCTGGAGCAGTCCTGGCGCATCGGCGGTGCCAGCGGCGCCGAACTGGCCGCGCTGCAGGCCTTCCTGGCCGACCCGACGCTGCGCCTGGTGCACGCCTCGACGCACGAGGTGCACGGCGGCACCGAGGTGCCGGCCGGCGCGATGACGCTGTACGACGGCGTCGACGCCCAGCTCGGCCGCCTGACCAAGTACGCCTTCGCCCAGACGCATGTCGACAACTGAAGAGACGATCACGATCGACGTCGACGGCGAACGCATCGCCGGCACTTTCGTCGCGCCGGGCACGCTGATCCCCGGCGTGCTGTTCGCGCACGGCTGGGGCGGCAGCCGCGAGCAGTACCTGGCGCGGGCGCGCGAGATCGCCGCGCTGGGCTGCGTCTGCCTGGCTTTCGATCTGCGCGGCCACGCCGGCACCCAGGCGCAGCAGGCCAAGGTCTCGCGCGAGACCAATTTGCGCGACCTGGTGGCCGCCTACGACCGCCTCGTCGCCCACGGCGACGTCGACCCGGAGGCCGTCTGCGTCGTCGGCAGCAGCTACGGCGGCTACCTGGGCACCATCCTGACGACGCTGCGCCCGGTGCGCTGGCTGGCGCTGCGCGCGCCGGCGCTGTACCTGGACGACGGCTGGGACACGCCCAAGCTGCAGCTGCACCGCGACCAGGACCTGAAGACCTACCGCCGCAGCGTCGTGCCGGCGCGCGACAACCGCGCGCTGCGCGCGCTGCAGCAGTTCGCCGGCGACGTGCTGCTCGTCGAGTCCGAGAACGACCAGATCATCCCGCGCGCGGTGATCAACAGCTACCAGGAGGCGGCGCGGCGGGTGAAGTCGATGACGATGCGCTGCATCGCCGGTGCCGACCACGGCCTCTCGGGCGAAGCCGACCAGCGCGCCTACACCCAGCTGCTGCTGGGCTGGTTCAAGGAGATGCTGCTCGGCGCGCGCCGCGGCGCCGTGCAACCGGCCGCGGCCGACGGCGCCGCGCCCGAGCGTCCGTTGCCGACGAAGAAGGCGCTCAGCGCTGTCGCCGCCGACGCGCGGCCAGCAGCGTGAGCAGGCCCAGGCCGGCGGCCATCATCGCGGCGCTGGCCGGCTCGGGCACGGCAAACGCCACCGACAGGTCCAGCGAGGCGTCGCGGCCGCCCCAGCCGGTGGCGCGCAGCGTGTAGGTGCCCGGGCCCAGCGCCCCGGCCAGCACCGAGTTGGCCAGGCCGGCGGCGCGGCCGGCGAAGGAGTCCGACAGCACGAGCTCGCCGTCGGCGCCCAGCAGATCGATGTCGACGCGGTACAGGCGGGAGCCCCGCGGCAGCACCGACCAGTTCGCTCGGCCGTCGATCTGCAGCGGGCTGTCGACGGTGAAGGTGATCGTCTGCTCCAACCGTCCGCGCTGGCCCGCGGCGAAGCTGTCGAGCACCAGGCGGTCGCCGGCCCCGAACGGCTTGTCGAGCACCGTCGACGCCACCAGGCGGTCGAAGTCGACGACTTGCACCGTGGCCTGCGCCGGCAGCGCCGCCCAGGCGGCCGCTGCCAGCGCCATCGCCGTCTTGGTCTTCATTCGCCCTCCAGCGCTTGAACCAGGTCAGGGGCGACGGTGTACCCGAAGCACGCCGGCGCGCCACCCCGCAGCCCCGGGGCGACACGCGGCAATCGGTAATCAAACGTCAACGAGGCGCGCTGGCCGATGCGCCCGCTTACCGCTGAAGCGGCTTGCGCTCAGTCGTCCGGCTGTTCGACGACGAAGAGGAAACCGAGCAGCTCGCCGTCGTCGCCGGTCATCTCGTAGACGTCGGCGCCGGCGATCGCGTCGGCGCCCGACATCTGCACCGCGGCTTCGGTGGCCGCGCGCAGCGCCGTGTCGACGTCGGCGCCGGCGGCGAGCTGCTCGGCCTGCACCGCGTTGGCGCTGTCGCGCGCGGCCAGCACGGCCGGCGTGTCGCCGAGTTCGCCGTCGGGCGTCAGCGTGCCGGCCAGGCGCGCGCCGAGGAACTCGTCGCGCACCGCCTCGCGGCTCGTCGGCTCGGCCCGAGGCTCCAGCGGCACGAGCGTCACGCCCGGCGGCACATGCGCCGGCTCGGCGGGCGGCTCCTGGGCCAGCACCGTGCCGGACAGGACCAGCGCCAGGCCGGCGGCCGCCAGCAATCGGCTCTTGTGCAAACGCTTCATCGCATCGCTCCTTCGGCAAGGGCCACCTCGAGCACGTTCTCGACCGTGCGCACGCCGTCGACCCGGGCAGCGATCTGCTCTGCGCGCGTACGCGCGTCGGGGTCGGGCACGCTGCCGCGCAAGGCGACGCGGCCCCCGACACAGTCGATCTCCACCGGCGCCATCGCCAGCGCCGGGTCGCGGCCGAGCTCGGCGCTGACCGCGGCGCCGATGCCGGCGTCGTTCACCTTGTCGACGAAGAGCTCCGGCGTCTGCAGACGCGGTGCCGGCGCCACGCTGGGCGTCGGCACCGGCTCGACGCGCACGACCGGCAAGGGGTCGGCGGGTTCGGCCGCACGCGCGTCGGCGAAGGGCCTGGGGCTGCACGCGGCGATCGCGGCGACGGCCCCGGCCGAGCAGATCAGGGTGTAGGCGGCGATGGGTCTCATCGGCGGTCCTTGCAACGCGCCGCCGGGATGGCAGCGCCCAGGGCTGCACCGTACGCGGCGGGCCCGCGGCGGCGGGTCGGGCGGCAGGGAAAACAGGCGTAGGACGAGGCCCCGGCGTGCCCGGCGCTCGTCAGCGGCCCGGCGCCGGCTTGGGTTGTGCCGTGCAGGGATCGGACTTCTCGCCGCTGCCCGGGTCGACGAAGGGCAGCAGCGCCGCCACCGGCGCCGCCAGCACGCCGAGCACGATCGCCGCCGCCGCCCGCCCGGCCAGCCGGCCGGCCTGCACGCCGACCTCAGGACGCGAGAAGTGGCCGCCGATCAGCACCGGCGTGCGCAGCGACAGCGGCGAGAAGTCCTTGGGCCGCACCTGCGCGCGCAACGCCAGCGTCTCGTCGGCCAGACTGGCGCGGCCGTCGACCAGCACCGTGCTGTCGCGGTTGTCGATGACCGCCACACGCGGCACGACCAGCCCGTCGCGCACGCCGAACTCCAGCCGAGCGCAGCGCAGTGGCAGCGGCTCGTCGCCGCGCACCAGCACGCCCAGCGCCTGCGCAAGGTCGAGACCCGCGGCCTCGGTCAAGAGGTGCGAGACGGTGCCGCGGCGCAGCATCAGACGGCCGTCGCCGTCGGCGCTGCCGAGGATCTGCGCCGTCGAACGGCCACGGCCGGCGAGCACCAGCCGGCCTTCCAGAATGCCGGTTAGCAGCGCCTGGCGTGCGTCGTCGCCGCCACCGCCGCGGCGCAGTGCCGGGATCCAGCGCGCGACGTCGACCCGCTCGAAACTCAGGTCCAGCGACCAGTGCGCCGGCGTCTGCCGCGCGTCCAGCGCGCTCCAGCCTTCGACCCGGCCGCCGCCGATGACGCCCGAAAGCGCATCCAGCCGCAGCACCGCGTCGTCCAGCCGCACGCGCGTGCGCAGCTGGCGCACCGGGGCCAGCGCCTCGGTGCCGAAGTCGAGCTCGCCGACGGCGACCTGGACGTCGGCGTCCATGCCGCGCAGCTGCGGCAGGTTGAACTCGCGCTGCGGCAGCACGCGCCGCGGCGGCGCATCGGCGGGCGCCGGACGCGCCGGCGCGCCTGCGGCACCGACCGCCGGCCCCAGGTCGGCCAGCGCCAGCCGCTCGCCCCCCAGCTGGCCGCTGAGCCGGCCGGGTTCACGCGTGCCGTCGTAGCGGAAGTCGCCCGCCAGCCGGCTGCTGCCGACGGCCGCGCGTTCGGCCACCAGATGCCAGACGCCGGCGTCGTGCGCCAGCCGGCCGACCAGCTCGAACGGCGGCGTCGCCGGCAGCGCCAGGCCCAGCGGCGACCCGACCGCGGCCAGCGACGGCCCTTTCAGGCGCAACGCGCCATCGAGCCGACGGCCGGTCAGCAGCGCGGCAGCGCGGCCGTCGAAGGCCAGCACGACCTCGCCGACCCGGCCTTCCAGCCGCACCGGCAGCGCCGGCGCCTGCTCGGACTCGTCGAGCAGCGGCAGCGCTGCGGCCGTCTGCGCGCGCAGGTCCAGCGCATGGCCGCGGTACTGGCCCCGGGCACGGGCCTCGATGCCGCGCCCGCCCTCGCCTTCGCTGCCGCTCAGGTCGACCGTCGCACGCAGCGCCAGCAGCCGGTCGTCGATCTCGACGTGGCCCTGGTCGAGCGCCAGCAGCCCGAACCGCGGCAGCGCGGCGTCGCCCGCCGGCGGCGCGGCGGGCTGGCCGAGCTGCCAGCTGGCGCGGCCGTCGGCCAGGCGCTGCAGGCGGGCGTCGAGCGCATGCGCCCGCAGCGCCTCCAGCCGCAGCGGCGCGCCGTCGCGCCAGCGGCGGATGTCGGACCAGAGCCAGTCGACACGCACCTCGCGCGCGTCGACGAAATGCGGCAGCTCCAGACCGTGCGCGGCGCCGACGACGATGCGCGCCGCCTGCACGTGGGGGCTTAAAACGAAGCGCACGCGAAACGGCGCTTCGATGCGCACCGGGCTGGCGGTGGCACGCGCCGCGGCGCGCTCGACCGGCCCGCGCAGGAAAGGCCAGCCCAGCGCTTCGCAGAGCAGCAAGGCCGCCAGCAGCAGACCGGCGAAGGCCGCCACGGGCCTGACAGCACGCAGCACGCCATGGCGGCGTGCGGGGGGATCGCCGAGGGCGGTGCCGGGAGGATTCATGGCCCGGCACCGGCAACAGGCGTTCCGGGCGGGTACGCACGTTGCCGCAGGCGGCCGATGAAACACTCGAACAAACCGCAGAAGCCGGCCGGCACCGCAGCCAAGTCGCCGGTGGCGGCGGGCACGCCACCGATCGCGCCCGGCCAGGCCCCCGGCGAAGAGGGCGAAGGCCTGCCGCTGCCGCACGAACGCGACGAATCGGCCGGCGACAGCGGCATGACGCCGCGCCCGGTGATGGAACAGGCGCGGCGCGACCTGGCCTCGGGCCAGGTGGACACCGACCTGCGGGGCACCCCCGGCCTGGACGCCGCGGGGCGTGAGGACGCCGTCGGGCCCGACGCCGCTGCCGCCAAGCCTTGAGCTCGCCGTGGCGGCCGCCCGCACCCGGGCGAGGTGCGGGGGCTCGCGCCGCGGCGGCGATCAGCGCCGCAGCGCCTCTTCGAGTTGCTGCTTGCTCATCGACGAGCGGCCCGGCAGCTTCGCCTTGCGCGCCTCCTCGTAGAGCTGGCGATAGGTTCGGCCGCCCGGCCCGGCGTGCGAACGCAGCCCACCGCGGCGCGACGGGCTGATGTCCTCGGTCGACGCACGGCTGGCCTCGCGGGCCTCGCCTTCCTGCGCCCGCACCTTGTTGACGGTGCGCGCGGCGATCTCCTCGGCCGTGGCTTCCGGGCGGCCGTGTTCGACCAGACCTTGCTTGATGTGCTCGTACTGGCGTTCGCGCTTGGCGCTCCAGGCCTTGGGCATGGTGTCGTCCTTCAATCGGCGCGCAAGGGCTCCGCCGCGTCGGTCTGGCCGCGCAGCGCCTCGCGCGGGGCGCCGTCGCGGCGCAGCCGGCCCTGCTCGCGCAGCATCTCGCGCCCCAGATCCAGGCGGTGGGCCTGCGGCAGCAGCAGCACGACCTTCGGGAACAGGTGCTCTTCCTCTTCCTCGTGGTGGTGCTCGCACTGCTCCTGCAGCACGTGGGCCTTGGCGCCGAAGGTCGTGTCGGCGGGGTCCATCACCAGCAGGTCGGCGACCAGGCGCTTGAGCGCCAGATGCTCTTCCAGCGATTCCAGCAGCACGTCCTCGGTGCTGGCGCCGGCGACGGCCGGATAGAACACGCGCTCTTCGGCGAGCAGGTGCAGTGCGAGTTCGTCGCCGGCTTCCTGCAACGCCTCGCGGCGCCGGTCTTCGGCTTCGGCGCCGGTCAGGCGGCGCAGCAGTTCCTCGAGGCGACGGTGCTGAGCGACCAGCATCACGACGGCGTCGTCGGCTTCGGGAGAGTCGGGTTCCACGGCGGGCTCCGGATGGGGTGACCAGGCGAGCCCGGGCACGCCGCGTGCCCGGTGGCGTGCCGATGAAGGAACCCGATCTGCTGCCGCCGCCCTCTCCCTCCCGCCAGGATGGAGACCGCCGCGGCGGGCGCGTCGGGCCCTGGCTGCTGACGCTGGCCGGCGTCGCGCTGGCCTGGGTGCTGGCCGACGTGCTGATGCTGGTCTTCGCCGGGCTGCTGTTCGCGCTGGTGTTGCGCGCGCTGGCGGCACCGCTGGAAGCCCGTGGGCTCTCGCCCCACCTGTCGCTGCCGCTGGTGCTGGCGGCGCTGGTGGCGCTGCTGGTGGGCTCGTTCTGGTTCGTCGGCGCCGGCGCCACCGAGCAGCTGCAGGCCTTGCGCGAGACGCTGCCGCGCGCCTGGGCCGCCTTCCTGCAGTGGATGGCCGAGTACCCGACCGGGCGCTGGCTGCAGTCGCTGTGGGAAAGCGCCAAGCCCTTCGAGGACTGGAGCCGGCTGGCCGGCCTGGCCACCGGCACGCTGAACGC is a window encoding:
- a CDS encoding alpha/beta fold hydrolase, translated to MDLRRRHHVTFAGRDDAARSLVFAHGFGTDQRAWAQIWPAFADEFRIVLYDHAGAGQADPAAFEQHRYLTMDGYARDLNALLDELRLQEVVFVGHSMGAMTGILAAIARPEQFSRLVGIGASARYLDGPGYRGGFSEADLNALYRAVTTGHDAWAEQFAPVAMGNRDRPELAEHFANTIKRVPTDAILTVLCSIFQCDYRQAVQRLQRPLLLLQTRNDAAVPLEAAEFLHQAIDGSTLRVIDAEGHLPHISAPERVLEALQDFVRAPG
- the ligD gene encoding DNA ligase D; the encoded protein is MPRTAAPARDPLQHYRERRDFRATPEPGADAVQPGADTGRFVIQKHDATRLHYDFRLELDGVLLSWAVPKGPSLDPADRRMAVRTEDHPLAYADFEGRIPAGHYGAGQVIVWDRGSWTPLAEPRAALAAGKLPFELDGEKLHGAWELVRMKPKPGERGENWLLFKKRDAQARPRAEFDVVAEQPDSVAATAADKPRRRQSRAALALDSVAPKAPQPETLAPQLATLASAAPSSGSWLYETKFDGYRLLARIRRGVPRLFTRNGHDWTDKLPALAAALKGLGLQSAWIDGELVALGSRGAADFNALQNAFDGRDTARLLYYVFDLPYVQGRDLRELALDTRRALLQSLLDEHPLDGVRFSEELPAGGAGPLATACERQLEGVIAKRRDAPYRSLRSEAWLKLKCRRRQEFVVAGYTERTNASGEIGSLILAVHDADGRLVHAGKVGTGWDTRAARDLFTRLQPLAREAVPFAAGTPSPGRWSRRAPGLERWVRPEFVVEVEFAEWTPGGSVRHAVFVGVREDKPAAQVLRERAVVPDTAPSAAPTASSSGRIARVRITHGERIVDKASGLSKLDLLRWYDGVAERMLPHLKARPVALLRAPQGVGRPVFFQKHAERTEIPGLVLLDPALWPGHEPLMEIRSAEALLSAAQMNTIEFHTWNATTRTIAKPDRLVFDLDPGEGVDFAAVREGALLVRTLLDELGLASWLKTSGGKGLHVVVPVAPRVAVDVVKPFSRAVVAHLAEQVPERFVVRSGPANRVGRIFVDWLRNGEGATTVAAFSARARPGLGVSIPVSWDALPELRGGDQWTLANAREHLSFEREDPWAAFWTTRQALAPAMRRLGFDPRAGGDGR
- a CDS encoding alpha/beta fold hydrolase: MQVAANGIALEVDDRGPPDGIPLVLVMGLGMQLTAWPEEFVQQLVERGFRVVRFDNRDAGLSQGFDALGVPNLAIAGIRYALRLPSRSPYRLADMAADTLGVMDALGLASAHLCGASMGGMIAQHIAARRPERVRSLTLMMTTSGARGLPQPTLRARQALLARPADNSRAAIVAHLERVMQRIGSPAYPPDPAVMHRRFEQAVDRAWRPAGTARQIAAVIADGDRTPMLGAIRAPTLVLHGRADPLVPPAAAHDLGVKIRGAQVEILDGMGHDLPAPLLPRFVESIATNSRRT
- the dusA gene encoding tRNA dihydrouridine(20/20a) synthase DusA; translated protein: MPAVPASVPAVEPSPWRLCVAPMLDWTDRHCRHFHRLLSKHARLYTEMVTTGALLHGDQPRHLDFGDEEHPVALQLGGSEPSDLAACAKLAERWGYDEVNLNCGCPSPRVQRGAFGACLMNEPALVADAVKAMRDAVSLPVTVKHRIGLGKDESYAFVRDFVGTVAAAGCEVFIVHARNAWLEGLSPKENRDIPPLRYEVAHRLKAEFPALTIVVNGGIAGDEAIAAQLAHVDGVMVGRAAYHEPWTLATWDERFFGEPAPAQDRAAVELAMVRYMERQAAAGVPWAHVARHMLGLWNGEAGARRWRQVWSDHRLKGEPAAVVHALAQRPARVAAEQGVPAA
- a CDS encoding carboxymuconolactone decarboxylase family protein, whose amino-acid sequence is MIESYRELTASISASLAQLRADIPETTRGFSALAMAATKPGTLDKKTKELIAMALSVGARCDPCVGFHADALVKLGCTRAEFEEMLGLCVYMGGGPSLMYAAKALQAYEEFGGERAPAAA